In Betta splendens chromosome 1, fBetSpl5.4, whole genome shotgun sequence, the genomic stretch cagcttctcGATGCGGTCCTTCAGGTCCATGATGGCCCTGGCCAGCTCCTCCACGGCTCGCGccgtctgcagctgcgccgCGGCGGAGGAGCTCACGTCGTCCCCGGCCATGACGCGCCGGTTGCCGCTCCACACCCCGACGCTCCGCTCCGGGATGCTCCGCTCGTCCTCCAGGCCGCTCTCGCATTCGCTCAGCTTCCCCGTCAGCTCCCGGATCGTCCTCTGGTCCATGAGGATCTGGTCGTTCTGCTGCAGGACCGTCTGCCGGAGCTCCTCCGCGGTGCTCCGGAGATAGGTCCAGTCCTCATCCCCGGTTCCGTACAGCGGCTCGtcggcctgctgctgctcctggcgCTGCCTCAGCTCTTTGGTCTTGCATTCTCCCACCGGTACCGGTGTGCAGATCAAGCGGCTGAAGCTGAACTGCTTCGCGGACCCTCCGCCGAGCTCCTCCCCGAGGTTGAGCTCGTTGAGGGTGGGAACCTCCAGCCCGACGCCGCCCAGCCCGTTGCCGCCGTCGTAGGACTCGGCACCGTGCAGCGCGCCCAGCGGCCCGGCGTGGGCCACCGAACCGGGCTCCAGGGGCTGGAGCAGCGACTCGGACGTCAGGGTGCCGTTGTCGCCAAGAGGCGCGGCGCGTCTCCGAGGATAGACGCTGGCGATGATGCAGATGACGGCTCCGAGGAAGGCGAGCGTGCCCGCGCCCACGAGCACCACCACGAACTTCATCACGACTGTGATAGAAGATGAAGTGAACACTAACTGAACGAAAATGTCTTGTGGGTAACAAACGGCATCAGCTGTAAGGACAGTGAGCAGATCAGTGAATCCTCAGCTCTGCTGTTCGCTCTGAGAACGAGGCACTTACGTGTTTAGAGGCTGCGCTGGTTCCCTCTGTGTGATTCCGATGGCTCCGCGTTGTCTGGACCACAGACCCTGCCTCTCCGTCTCCGTGTTGCTAAGCTGCTCTCCTCCATGCGTTGCCATAGGGACCGCGGAGAGAGGCGGAGCGAGGCTGTAGGCACGCGTCAGTCAGAGCAGAGATGAGcctccaccacagcagcagcacgagcaAACAAGGCGCTGATGGATCGATCtgcacttgtttgtgtgtgtgtacttgtgtgtcGACTTCGTGAGGACCGATGTGATTATTATTACCATGAGAGACAGGACATTCTGGCCTCATGTTTTGTCACAACTTCAGGTCAGGTTTAGGTTTAGGCAGAGGTGTAGGAGGTACACATAAAGTAGTACTTAATATAAAAGTACTTCACTGAAGCAGAAATGCTAAGTACATGCTCTGGGAAACACTGAAGTACAGTACAAGAAAACAGATCTGCAGGTGTAGTAGAAGCCTTGGGTTCATTTCCGTGAAATGTATAAACCATATTGAATTGTGATTTTGATaatataaactaaataaaaacatatacatgtaatgaagtaaataaatacagtggCCGTAAAATATAAGCTGCATTAAATTGAAACATCCCAGAGAGGTATCGCAGTACATTATTGAGTTATTTCCCCTGGGTTCAGAGCAGGATGACAGAGGATGCTTTACATCAACGAATGTCATTTCCAAAAAAGCCGTACAACTATATATGTTTGTGTAAATTATGGTGACAGTGGAAGAGATAAGATACAATGTTGCATTTGTTGTAGTATGAGTGTGTAAAGAATAAAGATACTTTGACTGTTGAGAGATACTGATTAAATTTGTAATTATGTAttatcaaaattttaaaaacaacaacaaaaccattTACAGTGAGCAATAAATGTTGGAAGAGGAcataagaagaaaaagagaaaaactgAAAGAATGCAAGCACTAAAGCTTTGATACTGAGTAGGAGGAACAATTTGTTTGCAAAAAACCAATGCTAACACCAGCAGAAGTGGCCTGACCCTGACCAAGACCTTGAGCAGCTTTTTTTCACAAGATATAAAAAACTAGTTTGAGGAAAATCTGGTGTTGATGTTCGTCCACATTAAGAAACGAGACGTGGCTCATCTCTAGTTTACTGCACTGACCGCTTTTTTTTTACAGCGAGGAGAACAAATCAATTGGCACAATAAATTACAACCTTGAAGTGAGATTGTTGAAGTAGTTACACGTGAGTCTTCATTAAACAATGGCTGCATTTAGTGTTTTAATGAGCTGAGTACTGGTGCAGCTGGTGTTTCTATGTCAAACTGACTTGTTTATTAGTGGATGAAGAGGAAGTCTTCGAAATGGATGATGCTATTTCTCTTATTTTGCTTTGCATAACCTTGAGGATCAAGATCTGCTACTTCGGTATAAAGGACATTACAAAAGCTAAAATGAGTTTTTACAGGAAAAAGgctacagtatttacagaaCTGCAGAGGTGAAAGTCCTTGTATAGAACGTTTTCcttattgcttttttttcttttgcagtcTTAGTCTCTAATCattgatttttcattttcagtttgccCTTTTTTATTATGCCATTCACACTTATCCCATAAAACACTGATGTAAAAGATGACCCTCAGTGACATTAGTTAAATACTGAATAAATGTCCTGCTTTTCCATCACTTTCAAAAGGTATATTCAGAGCGCATTTAGAAACCCCAGTCAGAGACTCAACAGTGTATCCAGGTTTAGTAGGCTGACCAGGCATTTAAATTGTGTATTAATCTCCTGAGACGGCTCCACACACATAAATCTAGGCCAGTTATTGAAGTAGAACTACTTCTTCCCACTCAGCTAAAAAAGGATGGAGAACATGGTAGATTTGACAGCTTTGTGTCGCCTCTATATGTAAGTGATTGTTTTTTTCAACGATTATTACACAAGCAGCATCACAAGTACAAAATGAACACACCtccaatagaaaaaaaaacacatgctaTCACATTGAAGCATTGAATACTCAGGCACTTTCACCTTCAGTTCACCCCAGCTTCCACAGGCCTGACGAACACAAGggttattttttctttttgcagtaTCTGTAATCACACATAAGTGGCTCAACAGCGCCTCTTTGTGGGGACACCTGAAAGCAGCACTGCTGCTGGTTTTTGGTAGTGCTCCCAGTCAAAAGACATGTCGTCTATTTGTGAGTGGATAAATGTATTCAGTCATTAGAACACTGCAACTTGTAGGGGTCGATGCACTGATTTATAATATGATTCTTGAGGCGTCTTAGCAAATGGGTATGTTTGCTCCTCTGTTTGCGTAATTGGAGCTTTTGTGTCAATccacatgaataaatgataaatgtacAAATTGTTGTTACTTTTCTCTTTTCCCATGAGGCAAAGGCATCCtagtaaacacatttatttgaaaATCTTATTTTTCTGTGCACGTGTACAGAAGACACATCATATAGTTCCCTAGAACCTGCAGTCCAAAACCTTAAACGTAAATTAAAACGCAACTCAGACATcgataaacacaaaacatatgtCAGCTCAGTCTTAAGAAGCTTTTAATAAAAGCCTTGTACaagaaacacagaaaaagcaaaacaggtAACATGACACTGAATACATCATCTGTACAATAAGGGTATTGCAAAACATGCTCCAGAAGTTCAGTTACATTACAATTTCATAATTATCCATTACCTCCTCATCATTACCAACAATACAATGTACATAATTCATATTAGCATAAAACCAGACAAAACTGCAGTCTTGACACATTTAAATCCATTGGAGTTTGCCTTTCCATCAAAGCCATGTTGGACTATTGAACTATGGCATTCAAATAAACAACATCACATTAACATTATGCATATTTCAAAAAAAGtattaaagtacagtacaaaggGAAAAAAGGCTTAAAAAGCACAATTTTCAATTCATTAATCATCTTTAACCACACGTTACATCGAGGATCCTTCTATTTTTCCCCAATTAGTGCCAAATAAATCAAGCACAATTCAAACAAGAAAAATAGCATAAAAATAGCATAAAATAATACAATGAAGAGCCCTATTTGGTTGTAAGATAGGCCACTACTTTGTGCTACCCCTtatgagaaagaaaacaaaaaagcaaacgtTACTATCAACTGTTGGAAACGTCAGCTAGCAGCCTAAAACCTTACACATCTACCAACTGCAAGAGTCACTTCTATCCACCACTTAAAGATATTAAAGATACAGTAGTTAAAAAATCTATTCCAAATTATGATATATCCATTTGGAGAAGAAAACAGTTCATCATGCTTTTGTAGATACAGACCATTTTGATTTGGTCGATTATGGGATTTAAGTTAATTACTTTACCACCCCTCAAGTTATGTGTGACATCAAGCATTTCTTAATAGCAACAAATTTTTCTTCATGTGATGGATGTCTCACTTTGGAATAAATACTTTCATGTGTAACTTATGACAGTATTAAAACAGTATTGACACCTAGAACCTACCAGTACGTAACAGAAGAGGATGCAACATCTTCCTCATCATTGCTgaacaaagacaagaagaatGCTGTgcccagaagaagaagaaaaaagaagaagacaagAGAAACTGCTAAAGTCATCGTTTGTGGCTGTGTAATCCTTGAAGTTACCACGGTTTCTGGATGTTTTATAGTATGTTCAGTGTGACGGGAGCCAAGCAAGAAGAGGGAAACAATGCCTGGAGTGTGGCTGGGGTAGAAGGGAGCAACGATAAGGCAACACATGCAgagcattttttaaatattgtaacacacagctgcaccaTAAGCAGAGCCGAGGTCTGGAAAGGTCCATAAAGAGCAGGCAGCATCAGAGGAGCCTTTAAAACCTGTGTATGAAGTGCTTAAAAAGAAGTACTTTATACCAACGTCTTTTTAAGTATTATACATTAACTTGATTTTCAAAAAAATGGTCAAAACTCATTCAGATATTTCAGTATAAATGTATTTCAGTAAATTAACTTGGCAGAGGGTCACGTGGGAGAGAGATCAAACTCtgaaatcaaatgttttttcgTAACCACTAGTCTATTAAACAGTTGTTCTTTAATATAAAGTCAATGGAAAACAGAACACATCCAttctagacaaaaaaaaaggaaaacgagGCGACAGTCTCCACTGACTTGTCACAGACAAATGATAATTTGTCTTGAGGGGATTTCATACTGGAGCCGAGCAGCAGAGTATGCTGTCCCTTCATTTTAATTCTAGCACGCTATTGGATCTTTTGTATTATTTCCTCATTCCTCTGCATGTGAGAAACAGCACTAAGCAAACAGACGTAAGGGTGTGGTGTCATAGTCTAAATCGGGACTAAAGATGTGCCTTGTTCAAATGCTTTATAAGATGGTGCCAAAACAAGAACTCAAGACAACTGTTCCTCTTGTTAGACTGTCCCATTACTCCCCTACCATGGGCTGTTACTGAACTAGTTCAAGTACTCGAGCATTGCAGAACCAACGTTTACACCAAGAATGTTCTGTACAGGTTTGCCAGCTGTGATCATGTATCAGTTACATGTATATAGGTAACATTTCTTTGCACTAGACAGACTGACAATATAGACCGAGCCAATAACACCAGGGAAGCTTGGCTGCAATCAACCACTAACGGCACCAACTGTGCAACATAAGCATCAGAGAGACAGAAATCTACCACCGAAACTATGAGTGTAAACCAGTAAACAAATTTTCAACCAGTAGGTAAAACTTACAGTCAGAACATGTCAAAGAAATACTGAAATTCTGCCTTTATATAATAAACACATCCCAAACAACGCTCACAGTAAGTGATTTGCAGAGTTGTGCTgagttgagagagagagaaaacaagacaACCGTTATCCAATAAGTCTACCACAGTCGAGCCTGGTTTGGTTTCTCTAGCCCTATAGGTAGCAGGACACTGAACCGTGCTACATGAACCACCTCTACAGAAACTAGCACTTGAGAACAtacaaataaaagcactgttAGCTTAAAGACAGTTGAGCAACATCCAACAAGACTGAACTCAGTCACTTTTGACTTTTACTGTAATAATGCATGTTCCACTGTAAAGTAGCTCACAGGTTCAACAAACTGCTTCTAGCTGCACTTGTCTGGTGGCCTTGGCCGAAACTGTGTTCAACTCATGGACCTTCTAGATCTTGACTCTTTGAGAAGGTATGTGGTGCCCACCTGGCGTGCAGAGAGGACTTCACCACTGTGGGCCAGTTTAGAGTCTTGGTGGACATGAAGGGGTTAAGGAAGGTGGTGGGAAGCAGGAAGAGATGGCAAGGACAGCAATTACGTCAAAACCATTGATTTTGTACATTACTTCGCAGCTTTGAAGGTTGTGCGTGCATATAAATACTTACTCACACTGTATGTATATGCATGTGCGTTCAAGAGAGCAAGAGGACAAGGCCTTGAAAAACTACATAGATCATTTTTGAAGTTGTCAAGTGCATTGCATTTACCTCGCTGTATTGATGCAATATATGAGTCCAACCGTGTTAAGTGCAAAAACACATTACCTCACTTATCATTAACAAGCTTGACTTCTATTGAAATTAATGGACAGGAAATTGGCAAAACACCTAAAGGCTACCGGGAAGAGCCTTCGCAGCAGAGCACGCATCTAAACAGCATTGGATTGTTTCACGTGCACAATCGTGCACTAGCTTTACGCAGCAGATGGGAGAGGGTCTCACTTCTTTGACTGTAGCTTGTTTGTATTTTACAACAAACGCAGCATGTCTGGTGCaagtgaaagaaaacaaagccatTTACATCCAAGTCTGCTTCAGTGCCATCAGTGCTGTGCAAGTGGACAAAATATGGCAATTTTAAGTGACAAGAAGGGCGTATTAGCTGCTCCTTTTAGAATTTATATacttcttttaaaaaaatatgctTTTTTACGTAGTTGACGGTGGGTGGTGTCAACTTAGAACATATTAACTGCTAAAGATGGACACACCTTCAAGGAGAAGGTGGGAGAGGGCTAAAGTGAGAGCACTAGCATTTTTTAATCAATGGCAATCAACTTTATAAGATCTGATTTCTATGGCTTGGCTGGGGAGGTGTCGTCAGACGTGGTGGCAGGGGCAGGGGAGGAAGCATTTTCTGGGCTACCGGAGGGAGAGGCAGGGGAGGGGAACTCTTTTATGGTGACGGTTACAAGGTTGGTGGTGACATCAGTGACGACCACATCCTTGCAGCTTGGAGACATTTCGGGGTGCCAGTCTGGGTCTCCCTCAGCTGGCACCCTTAGGACTTCAGTggttgctgagctgctgtctccAGGGGTGGCAGGGGGAAGTGCGGCAGGCTGCTGGGGCTTAGCCCTGCGTTGAGGAAGATTtttcctgcctccctctgtgGGCACCAAATGTttctcttcttcatcttctaAGGAAGACGAGGGTGAGGCGGGGAGGAACGGTGATGCTACTCCTGTAGGACTGGTATCCTTGGAAGGGGAAGGAGTAGACGGCTTGGCACTCTGACCCTTCTGgctctctgtgtggagtttactGGACTTAGGAGCCTCATTAGGTGAGGGTCCAGTGGTGGTCTGGGACAGTGCAGCTGAGGTGCTGGTAGATTTTCCTTCAGAGCCACTGGAACTAGAAGGGGAGGGAGGTGACTGGTACTGAGAAGGAGTGGTGTGGCTGTCCCTGGTTCCTGTGCTGGAGCAGGATCCTGGGTGCGAATTGAAAGGCACAGGGCCTCTGCACTGCAGCCCAAATGGCTTTCCATACATCGGAAACCCCAGCATCTTCAGAGGGGGCTGGAAGGGTCTGTAAGGAACCTCTCCTTTTTTCCCAATGATACGATTGCGAGAAGGGATGTTTTGACGTCCTGCTGTAATATTCCTATTGCTTGAGGCTGTGCCACCACGACTTGACTTGTCAATAACTTTCAGGTTAAGGATGATCCGACCTCTTTTCACCTCCCGGGGTTTGACTCTGCGGTTAAGGATACGGACAGTTTCGGAGAAGGGGGAGACATGCATGCGAGAGGGAAAGCCACCAGGGGTAGTGAACGTTGGTGCCATGGGATCAGAGCGAGGTAGGGGGCGCCTGGACATTCGATGGCAACGGTGAatgtctttcttcagcttgtGAGTGGCCGCTAGAGAGTTGAGTTTAGGAGAGGGGGCCGCAGATGAGGATGACGAAGGCGGTAACGGAGcggaggcagctgctctgcctgatgtggatgtggaggaagaggagcgaggTGTGTTTTGGCGGTTGTTGGACGTTTTGCTGCTGGCCTCACCTTTCTGACCACGGGCCTAAAGAAAGCAACACatttcaaaaaacatttttacaagAGAATGAGGGCAAAGAAAATGAAACTGCATTAGACCCACTAAGTCCCCAGTTTTAGTACTCAAAGCTTTTGTAGTTTGTAGACCAAAACATATCTCTGGCTTAAATTCAGTTGACAAATTACAGTTTTTAGCATTTTAAACACCCGAAAAGGGACAACAGCATTAGGCAACTTCTACTCACCTTCCATATAAAACTAGAAAACTGAATTTCACTGAGTCTTTAGCTGAACACAAAAGTTCACACTTGCTAGTGCAGTGTGACTCCTGAAACCATAAAGTTAATCTCCTGTCTGCTTCTGTTCTCCAGTTGACTTTATTCgcagacactaaaacatctgtCTGTGTAGTTTCAAAGCAAGGGGCTGTGTTAAAATGGAGTCTGAATGAACCCTGCCACTTACAGATGTGCACAACACTGCACTAAGCTGGTTTGTAAAATTAAATGTCTCAAAGCACTGGCTTCTATACAGTGTATAGGAGACAACTGTACCTTAAAGACAAGATTTTTGGGTTTTGGTCCCCGTTTCTTCGGCCCATGCAGCTCTCTGTCTCGTTCCCTGAGAATGAAAGTGGCAGTTCAAGTTCTACCAACAGTTAAAACAAATGACtaatctaataaaaaaaaaaggtgaatgaGACGTGAACAGATCATACAAAATGAAATGTGCAAACGTAGACTTTTGAATGCACACAGGCTCTGCATTTGCATGTCCACTTGAGTTTACTTTTGATGTgtcatttaaaggaaaacttcaccaatGTTCAATAAGGGTTAATCAAAATGaccttgggtaatatttaagaatatgGAGACATTCATGGactgctccataatttctatgcagagaaattatcatttattcctccggactacaactagtgcttcctgatttcctctgtacctgccccagcaacggtcagtcTGGGAAGGGGCGGGGCCAGAATGGGAGGGCTCGGGGTCATTACGAGAGGGGGCAgaggcagcctgctggagcgcaactgctcagtccgccattatttttaatgcatatggtacacctacagcactaatattcaatggctggacgacctgctctggattattaaGAAGGCAGTGAGTTCTATAGTGTTAGAACAGTCAGTGCAGCCCAGAAAAGTTACAGTACTCAAAGTGGACGACGCTGTCACAGCCGAAAGGTGCGGCAACTGACAGCAGGGAGATCCGACCACTGAATATCCCTGTGCTAATTTGCAACGCTGCATTCACAAGCGTTAGCTTACTTTGATAACGTTAGCCTATTTATTAGCTTGGCTAGCAGCAACCCtgatactaataaaataattaatttcattctTTTATAGATAATATTGACCAGTTACATATCATCACAGAGACTCTGTGAAGGGACAAcgtctttatttaaacacactttataacatatatatgttatataatcttttgttaaaaatggaAAGCAATGTCTGACGGCAGGTCTCTGCTGTGGGTGCCGGTTCCTCACGGGCAGCTTCGTCctcattcatactgtaactcatcagcgctgtactctggctaaTGAtactaaccacaaatatcagactgtgcgtgctgaagtacTCATAGTCTTCCAAATAATCTACAGTGGGACCTCCAgacattgaatattagtgctgtatatGTATGCGAgcaaaacaatggcggactgagcaGATTGGccccagcaggctggctccgccccctctcaggcTGGCACCGCCCTCTGTCAGCCTGaacattgctggggcaggtacagaggaaaccagaaagcactagttgtaATCTGTGAGCCCATGGCAAATAATCTGCCAGTCTGTGTTGGAGGTGGAATGactgataacttctctgcatataaattatggaggaatcagagtgtctcttcatttttaaatactacCAGACATTGTTTAGGTCAACCCTCATTGAAGATCAGTTAAGTTTTTCTTCAAATTTTGTCAGTTTATGATGTTCGTTTCAGTTTCCTGTCCAAGTTATTTTACTGTAAACGCGCTGTCTCTGTGAGCAGCACGAGGCTTTCAAGTGGTTTGGCAGCAGTCAAAGCACttcagcaggaagaagcagtAGAAAAACACGAAGAACATAGATCTTTCAGTAACACACATAGGGTCTTAACTTAAAGTAagggcaaacaaacaaaatttaaaaataggCACTTTCACAATATCTCAAACCATTATATTAAATCCTGATCACAGCTGACAGTGATAAAATCTAAGCAAGTTCACAGTAAACAAAGAGCATCTATTTTCAATTGCTTTACTCACTTTTGCTCAAAGCCCAGTATGAGCCTGTCATCCAGAATGTTCTCCTCAGGCTCCCAAGTGCTGTGTCTGAGAAAGGACGagcaatataaaaaaatcaaatgtaatGTGAAAAAAGCTGACACAAAAACAATAGCTTTAATTGAAGTTAGGATAATGCTTACTTCATTGCCCATCCTTTCCATTTCACCAGGTATTCAATTCTTGCCTGCATGAAAAAAGACAGATGGTGGATTATGGAACAGCTCGTGTCTGATAATAAGAAAAGATTTCAAATCCCATAAATCTGCAACACATTTGCAGCATCATCTTCTCCTGCTCACTCGTCTGTTCAAATGTTAACCTACATATGGGAGATGCTGGGATTTTATTTATGCACAATGCTGAACAAAGTCCTACATTTTCCTAAATCAACAACATCTCCAAGTCTGGTAAACATTGTATTATTGAAGAAATGTAAGTTGTCGTGGGATGTGAGCTTATTAGGACTTTCCAAGTTGCATTCCGTATTATGTGAAAGCCCACACATAACTGCCTGGTAACGATATCTGCAATTCAAATAGGGATTATTTGGTCATTTGCACAAAgaagttattttattattcatatgaTGAGTTTTTGGAGTTGACACAAAGTCATGGAACTGAGCCTGTAATTCAGAAGTGGAAGGAAACCTGGCTAACTGTGTGTACTATCATCATTTTACAACTTGTTTCCCGTATTATATCAATAATGACGCTACTGGCCATTCAAAGCTTTTCCTCAGCTTTGGCTAATAAACAGCAACATACAAGAAACAAGGGCGAATGTTTGAAAGTTTTCCACAACCTACAGAAACAGGCCAACGGTTTTAACCTGGCTGCAACATCCACCTCTGAGGCTGTCACCGCTCAGCtctagctaacattagctggCAGGGAAGCGAGGCCCCTCCATTTCAGAGCAGCCCACAGCCCCTCGGCTGCTCGCCCTTGTTCTTCTACAGCTAGCCCCGTCTTTGTGTCGCCGTTTTATTGCCCTGCTAAAGCCTGAATATACGAGCCATGATTGATAGCCTCGGCGGTTAGCTGCTAGCTAGTTCTGGCTAGCAAAGCAAAGGCGTCCGCCAGCTACCAGGCCTCTATAGCATTGCATAGGCTCAACAGACAGCCCCTCAGCCTATGGACTGGAGCGGTGCCGCGCCGCGCGGCGCTGCGCCGCGCTGACCGCGGCCACCagccagcggcggcggcggcggtagCTCACCTTACGGACGCGGCGTTTCAGTATGGCTTCCGCGGCGAAAATACGATCTCCCGCCGCCGACTGCTCCATCTTTCATGCCCGAGCGAAGCTACCTGTCTGCGTTTGTCTCGCTCTCCAGACGCCAAACTCTGCTGGGCCGACCACAGCCAAACAGCGCGAGAggcagcgcgcacacacacacactgcaccacGGCAGCGCGCGGACTGCCAACTCTCTGTCACGTGGTCCGGGCCAGCCCCCCTGGTCGTCATGGCAACCGGGAAGACGTCGGGAGGATGCAAAAAAGCTACAAACTACAATATGTTGTTTTGCATTGTCAAAAAATATTACAATAGAAAAATTCTAGGTCGATATGTTACATTGTGACTAAATACAATTGTgactgacatttacagtatatgttgcaAACTCTAAGCGAAAGATAGAGACATTTTCTGCCTTCTGAGTTCGCTGGCGTATTGTGTGACCATttgtaaatgcacacacacactggacccatTTCATATGTACACTTTTTCCACTGTTTGCAATTTTTTGGCTGCCTCTGCACATGAACTGCTTGCTATTTTGTAGTCAAAACTGTATTCCCGTGTTACGTCAGGGCGGCTGTCTGCAAGCTCAGAGGAAGCCGGGTGATCCAGGAGCACAATGATCCTGAACACTGATGTAAGTTCAGATTTCAGAGATACATCATCTTTGGAGCTCCAATAGAGAGTGGCCTTAAGTGAGCCATTCTCACCAGACACCCTAAGAACAGGCTGAAATTACTTTGTCAGCTTTGCTCTGTATTTGATTGCAGATAACTGTTTTATAAGCTAAACTATATCTTATTATTTAGatcacttttcaaaataaatgtgcaTAGAAAACATGAGACGTCCAAACTTAGTTTTCATATTTTACTATGACTATGTTATAGTAAGCATTACTTAGTACAGGTATGTACAAGTATTACTGTTGTTGCACAATTGATGTtttcctttgttgttgtttacttctTTTTTCCTGTCaaattgctgctgaaaacacagaaatttccccattgtgggatcaaAAAAGTCATATCCTATCCTACTTTCGTTAAAGAGTTTGTGTAGATTGTGGTTAAATATGTTTATGTCTTGCATAAGTTTGCCGCCACACTTGAGCACGTTTTAAATGTGCTATAACCTGATGGTTACACATTTTGGTATACATTaaccaaataaaaatgaaattgaaAGTGTAGTACTCTATACTAATGTTAAACACATGAAACAGTGTGTGCCTATTGTTTCTTGGGCATTTGGTTGCACAAATAATTTACAGCATCAATATGAGATTAGCTACATCTCTATAGATCCATAAAAGCTAGAGTGACCACGACGGGATAAGATTCGCTTATGGGACTTTCCGACCACAGAACGCTCGAGCGTGTTCAGTGTGTTAAGTCCCGCCCCCTTGATAGAGCCACAGAAAATCCCGAGCTCAGATTGGATCCGCGGACGTCCGTCATGATTTGCAGCATGTTGGGTTGCACTGTCGGGGTTGTTGATGTCGCTGTCAGAAGTCAAGCAGCTCAGAGAACTGCTAGCAGGTAAGACTGTAACCGCTCATATATGTTACCTGATGCTAACCACCGAATTTTTGCGTTTGGCAGGTGATGCTCGCAAGATAgatgttaatttaaaaaattattttcagGAATGTTCCGTTGTGCTATTTAGCGCTGATATTGCATCTAATC encodes the following:
- the cbx6a gene encoding chromobox protein homolog 6a; translated protein: MEQSAAGDRIFAAEAILKRRVRKARIEYLVKWKGWAMKHSTWEPEENILDDRLILGFEQKERDRELHGPKKRGPKPKNLVFKARGQKGEASSKTSNNRQNTPRSSSSTSTSGRAAASAPLPPSSSSSAAPSPKLNSLAATHKLKKDIHRCHRMSRRPLPRSDPMAPTFTTPGGFPSRMHVSPFSETVRILNRRVKPREVKRGRIILNLKVIDKSSRGGTASSNRNITAGRQNIPSRNRIIGKKGEVPYRPFQPPLKMLGFPMYGKPFGLQCRGPVPFNSHPGSCSSTGTRDSHTTPSQYQSPPSPSSSSGSEGKSTSTSAALSQTTTGPSPNEAPKSSKLHTESQKGQSAKPSTPSPSKDTSPTGVASPFLPASPSSSLEDEEEKHLVPTEGGRKNLPQRRAKPQQPAALPPATPGDSSSATTEVLRVPAEGDPDWHPEMSPSCKDVVVTDVTTNLVTVTIKEFPSPASPSGSPENASSPAPATTSDDTSPAKP